Part of the Rhodothermales bacterium genome, CCCCGAGCGGGAGCTGACCGATCTCCGCGGGGGGATCGACAGCACGCTGACGATGCTGGGGCACAAGCTGCGGACCAAAGACATCGTCATCGAGCGGGCGTACGACCCCGATCTAGGGCCGGTGCCGGCGTACTCGGGCGAGCTGAACCAGGTGTGGACCAACCTGATCGACAATGCCGTCGACGCCATGGAGCGCGGCGGCGTGCTGCGCATCGAAACGCGGCGCCAGGGGCCGTTTGCGCAGGTCGTGGTGATCGACTCCGGCAAAGGCATCCCGCCGGACATCGCGACGCGCATCTTCGAGCCGTTTTTTACGACCAAAGGGGTGGGGGAAGGGACAGGGCTGGGGCTGGATATCGTGCACCGCATCGTAACGGTCCAGCACGCCGGCGCGATCCGCGTGGCGTCGGCGCCGGGGCGGACGGTGTTTACGGTGGATCTCCCGCTCGAGGCCGTGGCGGTGGCGGTATGAACGAGGCGCTTCCGCCCGTGCCCGTGACGGTCCTTTCTGGATTTCTTGGCGCCGGCAAGACCACCCTGCTCAACCGTATCCTGGCCCGCCCCGGCGGCCGGCGGATCGCTGTGCTGGTGAACGACTTCGGCGCC contains:
- a CDS encoding ATP-binding protein — its product is PERELTDLRGGIDSTLTMLGHKLRTKDIVIERAYDPDLGPVPAYSGELNQVWTNLIDNAVDAMERGGVLRIETRRQGPFAQVVVIDSGKGIPPDIATRIFEPFFTTKGVGEGTGLGLDIVHRIVTVQHAGAIRVASAPGRTVFTVDLPLEAVAVAV